From one Humulus lupulus chromosome 8, drHumLupu1.1, whole genome shotgun sequence genomic stretch:
- the LOC133796500 gene encoding DNA-repair protein XRCC1-like isoform X1: MSVSNPSQDDVGKRNLPSWMNKDESVKKPTGVGGSEESSESERSKQVKGHSKRGSGANDMETNKKSSASSSGTGNFSNLLDGVVFVLSGFVNPERSILRSQALEMGAEYRPDWNSGCTLLVCAFSNTPKFRQVQADCGTIVSKEWISECHSQKKLVDIDSYLMHAGKPWRRSSVVHEASNESKESPPRRSQKKDGGSHSKATASAVLKNKDSNSAKAHLSPSKLKNWAVDDLDNTISWLESQEEKPEPSEIKKIAAEGILTCLQDAIDALEQKQEVGKITEEWKFVPRVVKELAKLEEMGDNGALISKEDLRRQAVECKRAYEMEFGSLEDDEKKKKPKTNEQKRGERGTGYDSDETIEMTPEEIDLAYNTVSSKLHKY; encoded by the exons ATGTCTGTGTCAAATCCAAGCCAAGATGATGTTGGGAAGAGAAACCTTCCTTCATGGATGAATAAGGATGAATCTGTAAAGAAACCAACTGGGGTTGGTGGAAGCGAGGAAAGTAGTGAAAGTGAGAGATCAAAACAAGTCAAAGGACATAGTAAGAGAGGTTCGGGTGCCAATGACATGGAGACCAACAAGAAATCTTCTGCATCGAGTTCTGGAACTGGAAACTTCTCCAATCTTCTG GACGGGGTAGTGTTTGTGCTATCTGGGTTTGTCAATCCTGAGCGTAGCATTTTGCGATCACAGGCTTTGGAGATGGGAGCTGAGTACCGACCTGACTGGAACTCAGGTTGCACACTCTTAGTTTGTGCATTTTCTAATACCCCGAAGTTTCGACAAGTTCAGGCTGATTGTGGGACTATTGTTTCAAAG GAATGGATATCGGAATGTCATTCACAGAAGAAACTTGTTGACATTGATAGTTACCTGATGCATGCTGGGAAACCATGGCGTAGAAGCAGTGTTGTGCATGAAGCCAGTAATG AATCAAAAGAATCCCCACCTAGAAGATCTCAGAAGAAAGATGGAGGATCACACTCTAAAGCAACTGCATCAGCTGTTTTGAAG AACAAGGATTCTAATAGTGCGAAAGCGCACTTATCTCCTTCCAAACTGAAGAATTGGGCAGTTGATGATTTGGACAATACGATTTCCTGGCTGGAGAGTCAAGAAGAAAAA CCAGAGCCTAGTGAGATAAAGAAAATAGCAGCTGAAGGGATTTTAACTTGTTTGCAAGATGCCATTGATGCTCTTGAACAAAAGCAG GAGGTAGGGAAAATAACTGAAGAATGGAAATTCGTCCCTCGTGTGGTGAAAGAGCTAGCAAAACTAGAGGAAATGGGAGACAATGGCGCCTTGATATCAAAGGAAGATCTTCGCAGGCAAGCTGTGGAGTGCAAAAGGGCTTATGAGATGGAATTTGGTAGTTTAGAAGAtgatgagaagaagaaaaagccCAAGACTAATGAACAAAAGAGAGGCGAAAGAGGGACTGGGTATGACAGTGATGAAACTATAGAGATGACACCAGAGGAGATAGATCTTGCATACAATACTGTATCTTCTAAGCTCCATAAATACTAA
- the LOC133796500 gene encoding DNA-repair protein XRCC1-like isoform X2 has product MNKDESVKKPTGVGGSEESSESERSKQVKGHSKRGSGANDMETNKKSSASSSGTGNFSNLLDGVVFVLSGFVNPERSILRSQALEMGAEYRPDWNSGCTLLVCAFSNTPKFRQVQADCGTIVSKEWISECHSQKKLVDIDSYLMHAGKPWRRSSVVHEASNESKESPPRRSQKKDGGSHSKATASAVLKNKDSNSAKAHLSPSKLKNWAVDDLDNTISWLESQEEKPEPSEIKKIAAEGILTCLQDAIDALEQKQEVGKITEEWKFVPRVVKELAKLEEMGDNGALISKEDLRRQAVECKRAYEMEFGSLEDDEKKKKPKTNEQKRGERGTGYDSDETIEMTPEEIDLAYNTVSSKLHKY; this is encoded by the exons ATGAATAAGGATGAATCTGTAAAGAAACCAACTGGGGTTGGTGGAAGCGAGGAAAGTAGTGAAAGTGAGAGATCAAAACAAGTCAAAGGACATAGTAAGAGAGGTTCGGGTGCCAATGACATGGAGACCAACAAGAAATCTTCTGCATCGAGTTCTGGAACTGGAAACTTCTCCAATCTTCTG GACGGGGTAGTGTTTGTGCTATCTGGGTTTGTCAATCCTGAGCGTAGCATTTTGCGATCACAGGCTTTGGAGATGGGAGCTGAGTACCGACCTGACTGGAACTCAGGTTGCACACTCTTAGTTTGTGCATTTTCTAATACCCCGAAGTTTCGACAAGTTCAGGCTGATTGTGGGACTATTGTTTCAAAG GAATGGATATCGGAATGTCATTCACAGAAGAAACTTGTTGACATTGATAGTTACCTGATGCATGCTGGGAAACCATGGCGTAGAAGCAGTGTTGTGCATGAAGCCAGTAATG AATCAAAAGAATCCCCACCTAGAAGATCTCAGAAGAAAGATGGAGGATCACACTCTAAAGCAACTGCATCAGCTGTTTTGAAG AACAAGGATTCTAATAGTGCGAAAGCGCACTTATCTCCTTCCAAACTGAAGAATTGGGCAGTTGATGATTTGGACAATACGATTTCCTGGCTGGAGAGTCAAGAAGAAAAA CCAGAGCCTAGTGAGATAAAGAAAATAGCAGCTGAAGGGATTTTAACTTGTTTGCAAGATGCCATTGATGCTCTTGAACAAAAGCAG GAGGTAGGGAAAATAACTGAAGAATGGAAATTCGTCCCTCGTGTGGTGAAAGAGCTAGCAAAACTAGAGGAAATGGGAGACAATGGCGCCTTGATATCAAAGGAAGATCTTCGCAGGCAAGCTGTGGAGTGCAAAAGGGCTTATGAGATGGAATTTGGTAGTTTAGAAGAtgatgagaagaagaaaaagccCAAGACTAATGAACAAAAGAGAGGCGAAAGAGGGACTGGGTATGACAGTGATGAAACTATAGAGATGACACCAGAGGAGATAGATCTTGCATACAATACTGTATCTTCTAAGCTCCATAAATACTAA
- the LOC133796501 gene encoding uncharacterized protein LOC133796501 has translation MKQNFEFVVKKSGTEVWYITCKDPDCGWRLRGKRIPKSDMFEITRFTNKHTCSLDLRHKGHRQAAPWVIGHCIKKKYQTGSNAYMANNIREDIKNDYGIELSYGKAWRCREKALSYVRGTLEASYQKLPSYLFMLQQKNHGTLTDFVTEEDRFKYCFFSLGVSRRGFRTCRPVLCVDGTFLKTKYGGQMLCAVALDANNHLYPVAFGIVDSENHDSWKYFMSKLKEAIGEVEDLAFVSDRHASITHALETIFPDAYHGVCYHHISMNVVAKFKTDHCHVLMYNAAYAFRKFEFHANFEKIKSKDPAIAQYLEGMGFDKWSRAYFPGNRYNIMTSNYAESFNNKTRDARSFPITTFVEFIRFTLQSWFCNRRETSEKTTTTLAPTYEKNLVDMAEKARFLIPYAIGRHEFHVLDGELNGEVDLLNKTSTCGVFQIIGIPCAHALSGSLKRGVNFYSLCSDYYKIETWRSSYTESIYPTGNEEEWIVPHDIMTITVRAPAQKNPVGRPKKKQGRPKTKRHPSNGDKLVVPRKCSTCGGLGHNRATCKVRV, from the exons ATGAAGCAGAACTTCGAGTTTGTAGTGAAGAAGTCAGGTACTGAAGTTTGGTATATcacttgcaaggatcctgattgtgggtggagattGAGGGGGAAGAGAATTCCTAAATCTGATATGTTCGAGATAACTCGTTTCACCAACAAGCACACTTGCTCACTTGACCTCCGACATAAAGGCCATCGCCAAGCTGCACCTTGGGTTATTGGTCAttgcataaagaaaaaatatcagactggatcgaatgcgtacatggcaaacaacataagagaggacattaagaatgattatggcattgagttgtcatatggaaaagcttggagatgccgagagaaggctctttcttatgtcagagggacactggAAGCATCCTACCAGAAGTTACCATCGTACCTGTTCATGCTTCAACAGAAAAATCACGGGACGTTGACAGATTTTGTCACTGAGGAAGATCGATTCAAATATTGCTTTTTCTCACTCGGAGTTAGTAGAAGAGGGTTTCGTACATGTCGTCCTGTGTTATGTGTGGACGGTACCTTTTTAAAGACAAAATACGGTGGGCAGATGTTATGTGCAGTCGCACTGGATGCAAATAACCATCTATATCCAGTTGCATTTGGTATTGTGGATAGTGAGAATCatgattcttggaagtatttcatgtcaaAGCTAAAAGAAGCGATTGGGGAAGTCGAGGACCTGGCGTTTGTATCTGATAGGCATGCAAGTATTACACATGCCTTGGAAACTATTTTCCCCGATGCCTATCACGGTGTttgctaccaccacattagtatgaatgtggttgctaaattcaagactgaTCATTGTCATGTGTTGATGTATAATGCGGCATATGCTTTTAGGAAATTCGAGTTCCACGCTAACTtcgaaaaaatcaaatcaaaagacccagccattgctcaatacctagaaggaatgggttttgataagtggtcccgtgcttactttcctggaaATAG gtataatataatgacaagcaattacgctgaaagtttcaacaataagACCCGGGACGCTAGGAGCTTTCCGATAACTACATTCGTCGAATTTATTCGCTTCACACTACAGTCCTGGTTCTGTAATAGGAGAGAAACTAGCGAGAAGACAACTACCACTCTTGCACCGACCTATGAGAAAAATTTGGTGGATATGGCTGAGAAAGCTCGATTCTTGATTCCTTATGCAATAGGGAGGCATGAGTTCCATGTGTTAGATGGTGAGTTGAATGGTGAAGTCGACCTCCTGAATAAGACAAGCACATGCGGCGTGTTTCAGATTATTGGTATCCCATGTGCTCATGCACTATCTGGATCCCTTAAGCGAGGGGTGAACTTTTATTCGTTGTGTTCAGATTACTATAAAATTGAGACATGGAGGTCCTCTTACACAGAATCTATATATCCTACTGGTAACGAGGAAGAGTGGATTGTTCCACATGACATTATGACAATAACAGTGAGAGCACCTGCGCAGAAAAACCCGgttggtcgtccaaagaagaaacaaggtaggcCTAAGACGAAACGCCATCCTTCCAATGGAGATAAATTGGTTGTTCCACGTAAGTGCAGCACTTGTGGAGGTCTAGGCCATAATAGGGCAACTTGTAAAGTTCGTGTTTGA
- the LOC133795184 gene encoding uncharacterized protein LOC133795184, which produces MLTTFNRWVLGEIDNSRPRKLECCDGTPVWFLKLKVAKEWLAETHLDAANYLIRRRLFELPKTYPVKATVLDSSFAQYIPARYEEFKKNGRTYQWDSDILDFLKGDAKKYKKPWGDCNEVYFHWCMENRHWVLCEINFADWMITVFDSDHSNFSHNKLSELMEPWTRMLPSLLNASGMFKGHPKLKIARPKITVPNFDWRRMSTDIVPQSRTSGDCGVFAIKHLEFILGDILLSYAIEDNIQYFRDKLCIDIFYENVYP; this is translated from the exons ATGTTGACAACTTTTAACCGATGGGTACTCGGTGAGATTGATAACAGCAGACCGAGGAAGTTGGAATGTTGTGATGGGACCCCTGTTTGGTTCTTGAAGTTGAAGGTGGCAAAAGAATGGTTGGCAGAAACT CATCTCGACGCTGCGAATTATCTTATACGGAGACGTCTTTTTGAGTTGCCGAAGACGTACCCCGTGAAAGCCACCGTACTTGATTCatcatttgcacaatatattcctGCCAGATACGAGGAATTCAAGAAAAATGGCAGGACTTACCAATGGGACTCGGACATTCTTGATTTCCTGAAAGGAGATGCCAAAAAGTACAAGAAGCCTTGGGGTGATTGCAACGAGGTCTACTTCCACTGGTGCATGGAAAATCGGCACTGGGTCCTTTGCGAAATAAATTTCGCTGATTGGATGATCACTGTATTTGACTCAGATCATTCTAACTTTAGCCATAATAAGTTGTCTGAGTTGATGGAGCCTTGGACTAGGATGCTTCCATCTTTACTCAACGCTTCTGGTATGTTTAAAGGACACCCCAAGTTAAAAATAGCTAGACCGAAGATCACCGTTCCAAACTTTGATTGGCGGCGCATGTCCACTGATATTGTCCCACAGTCTAGAACCAG CGGAGATTGCGGTGTATTCGCCATCAAACACTTGGAGTTCATTCTTGGAGACATTCTCTTATCATATGCCATCGAGGACAACATTCAGTACTTCAGGGATAAATTATGCATCGACATTTTTTATGAGAATGTGTACCCTTGA
- the LOC133796503 gene encoding uncharacterized protein LOC133796503, whose product MEDHYVGRMTYRGSGRLTKLKKRFEEHGLLGRVNESVFGPFFTAPPFSFSGALVHTLLLRKVKSPRGDEVHFLMGPNLCKFGVHEFAIITGLSCSCPPLAVDIEPHITSSRLVDTYFSVEPEKDIRFSILERAFSMCDVPDDLYKLGLVYFVEGILLGAENDNAIWRDSLSMVEDLDYFEKYPWGSLSFDTTVKQFNIDMKAIGGTIPGKKAKKIIEAESSKGFKVEAKYTCKGYPPALQYWAYETILDLQKEHAKPCGFKFPRMLQWESIGQPKHLHLKDVLARRHLSCISILRPRPNERDFFDAVYQRTEGDAPRYAMLQNMIQPAPEDGRPYDPEAEAVAVAEIAVEAGIFVEDAPTESAPDTSTEPTSAPAPAPGAYEEVLGEIARLSGVVDDVKATLGIVLKNQEVILEKLATLGSIPTPAHTHAPTPTDDVEYDILPSCYEPSVGEATPSQPVQTVLGTTNP is encoded by the exons ATGGAGGATCATTATGTCGGTCGTATGACCTATAGGGGTTCCGGGAGGttaacaaaattgaagaaaagatTTGAGGAGCATGGATTGTTGGGGAGGGTGAATGAGTCTGTTTTTGGACCATTCTTCACAGCCCCTCCCTTTTCGTTCTCTGGGGCATTGGTTCACACACTACTTTTGCGGAAGGTCAAGTCTCCGCGTGGCGATGAGGTGCACTTCTTGATGGGCCCAAACTTATGTAAGTTTGGGGTGCACGAGTTCGCCATTATCACCGGCCTGAGCTGCTCCTGTCCACCACTTGCCGTTGACATTGAACCTCACATTACTTCCTCCCGCCTAGTTGATACATATTTCAGTGTGGAACCCGAAAAAGACATTCGGTTCAGTATCTTGGAACGAGCTTTTAGTATGTGCGATGTACCTGATGATTTGTACAAGCTCGGTTTGGTTTACTTTGTGGAGGGGATACTATTGGGCGCTGAGAACGACAATGCTATTTGGCGAGATTCATTGTCGATGGTCGAGGATTTAGATTATTTTGAGAAGTATCCATGGGGATCCCTTTCATTCGATACAACTGTGAAACAATTCAATATAGATATGAAAGCGATTGGTGGTACAATACCAGGTAAGAAGGCGAAGAAGATCATTGAGGCGGAGTCTTCTAAGGGTTTTAAGGTGGAGGCAAAGTACACTTGCAAGGGGTATCCACCAGCCTTGCAATATTGGGCGTACGAGACGATTCTTGATTTACAGAAGGAACACGCCAAGCCCTGTGGATTCAAGTTCCCTAGGATGCTACAGTGGGAGAGCATAGGCCAGCCGAAGCATTTGCATTTGAAGGATGTACTTGCGAGGAGACAT TtgtcatgcatttctatcctaaggCCTCGACCAAATGAGCGAGACTTCTTTGATGCCGTATATCAGAGGACAGAGGGGGATGCTCCTAGGTATGCGATGCTGCAGAATATGATCCAGCCTGCACCAGAGGATGGAAGACCTTACGATCCTGAGGCAGAGGCTGTTGCAGTGGCTGAGATAGCCGTTGAGGCTGGCATATTTGTGGAGGATGCCCCGACAGAGTCTGCTCCAGATACTAGTACAGAACCTActtctgctcctgctcctgctcctggggCTTATGAGGAGGTGTTGGGTGAGATAGCCAGACTATCAGGTGTAGTGGACGATGTTAAGGCCACTCTAGGTATCGTCCTTAAAAATCAAGAAGTCATATTAGAGAAGCTGGCAACACTAGGTAGTATACCTACTCCTGCACATACTCATGCACCCACTCCAACAGATGATGTAGAGTACGACATTCTCCCCTCATGTTACGAGCCTTCTGTTGGAGAAGCCACACCTTCTCAGCCAGTGCAGACGGTCTTAGGTACGACTAATCCatga